In the Mesorhizobium sp. M1D.F.Ca.ET.043.01.1.1 genome, AGCCTTCCGGGCTAGATTTTGCACCGGATTGGCACCAAAGGCTGATCTGTTGTTCCGCGCCCGCTCTCATCGCAGCTTCGATCGCCGCCGCGCCTTCGTCCGACTTCTCGAACAATCGGCGTAGACCGACAGCGTGACCGCGAGTGACGCATGCCCTAGCCGGCAGTTAATTGCAACCACGTCGAGGCGGCCAGCGATCAGGGCGGAGGTGTCGGTGTATCGGAGGTCGTGAAACGGGACCCCAGGGATGTCGACCGCCGCGCCTTCTTGCAGCCACGCCAGTCGCCTCTGCCGGCTCGCCGCAGCTTCGCCGACGGCGCACGCTGGATCGTCCGGCGATATGGCCGAAGTGCGGGCGCTGATCAGGGCGCACCGCCTGTGCGGGGGTGAACCCGTCTTTTGCGCCCTACGGCAAATGGATGAGCCCACGTCTCCGATCGATAGGATGAAGCCCATCATGGCCCGATGCTACTTAAGGGAGCGCAACCCGGTTTTGCAGCCCTGGGAGCCAGTTGGCTTTAGGGGTTAAGTATGAGCAAAACGACTCTCATTGTTATCGCTATCCTCGCGATCAGCGTCGGCTATGCCGAAGCCAAGGACCGTAAGGTCGCGCCGATTTGCACCGCGTCAAGCCGGCTCTTCGAGGTCCTCAACGGCAGGTGTTTTCTCGTCAAAGGTTCGATGATCTATGGCGACATCGCCGATCTTTCTCGGATAGTCCGCCTGGGGTGGTAGCCAAGGGCAATCGGGTGCCCAGACGCTCGTCTTCACGCCGGCTGACTCAAAAGCGCAGTGACGGCGGCGCCGGGGTTGAGTGCTTGGCCGCCATGCCAGCCGACAAGGCCGTTTCGGCTGACCCTGGATAGTGGCGTGATCGCGGAATTACGCCTTTAGAGGCGTTCGCTACGGTCGTCCTCGCTGTGGACTTGATCCGCCGCGGCCGGCGTCCATCAGGCCCTACCCATTCCCCCCGCCCCCTGCGGGCGCCGGCCACCTTCGTTCCGCTCATCAATTCAGAACTTGTAGCTGAAGTTCACGCCCAGCGTGTGCAGCTTCACGTCCTGGTCGCGATCCGAGAAGTCGTCCGGGGCGTCGAAATGCTCCTTGCCGAAATCGTAGTAGCGGTACTGCGCGCCGACGACGATATTGTTGCTCAGCGCATAGTCGACGCCGGCGCCGATCGTCCAGCCGGCGCTTACGCGTGTCTTGGCGAAGGTGGGCCCGGCATCTTGCGAGGTCTCGATGCCGGCGAAGGCGACGCCGCCGACGCCGTAGATCAGCCAGCGATCGACCGCCAGGCCGGCCTCCGCATTGACCGATCCGAACCAATTGATGTCGGTGCCGACCGAATTTCCGGGATCGAGCAGGGCCGAACCATCCATCGAGGAATAGTCGAGCTCGGCCCGCGCGCCGATCACTGCCTGGTTGAACTGCCAGAGGCCGGCGACATGGCCGCCGACAAAGCCGCCATCAAGATCGGGCGAAGCGCCGAACGGCTCGCCTTCGGTGCCGGAGATGTCGGATGAACCCCAGCCATAGCCGGCCTGGAGGCCGGCATAGTAGCCCGTCCAGTCGAAGCCGGGCGCGGTCATGGGCAAGTCGGCGCCTGCGTCCGCGGCCAAGGCCGGCCCGGACAGCAGAGCGAAAAAGCCGGCACTGGCAAGCGTCAGGCGACCCATCGAGCGCTCCGAAATGGCGGTTTCGAAAGACTCCTCGGCGCAACCTAGCGTTATTCGCCGCAAAGCGAAATTGCATTCCTGCAACAGTGGTTTACGTCGGTGGGTTGCGGACGCGATCTTCGAGGTCGCGCCGCTTCTCCTCGGGCGATGCCAGCCGGTTGAAGGTGTATTCGGCGAGCAGGGTGCCGGCGACGAAGATCAGAAGCGGCGCAACCCATGTCCAGTATGAGCGCAAAGTGAAGAAGGCCACGCCGGCCAAGGCTGCCGATACCACGAAGATCGCGAACCTGATCGTCTGCGCCATCTTCCGCCGATCCGGATGGTCAGGAGCGAGCACAGGTCTTGCTCGTTCGCACGCCGGCTATTTGGCGTCGATGAAGTCGAGCGCCGCCTGGCTGTATTCGTCCGGCGCCTGCAGCATGGCGAAATGGCTGGCGTTGGGCAGGATGATCAGCTTCGCGCCCGGTATGACGGAGGCCATATATTCGGTGTGCTCGCGCTCGATCGCTTCGTCATGGTCGCCGGCGACGATCGCGATCGGCGTGGTAATCTTGCCGAGCTGATCCTTGGTCCAGGACGGCTGCGACTCCCACATATGGCTGACCTGCGCGACGAAGGCGTCATACTGGTCAGGCGTCTTCGACATCTTCTTGTAGTCTCGGCCTGACCGTTCGATGTAAGCGGCGAAGGTCTTGTTGGTCAGGACGCCGGGGTCGACGCCGTCCGTGGTGACGTTGGCCGCCTGTGCGAAGAGCCTTGTCAGCCGTTCGGGATGATGAAGCGCGATGTCGATGCCGATGATGCCGCCGTCGCTCCAGCCGACAAGCGCCGCCTTGTCGATCTTGAGATAGTCCAGCAGCGCCAGATAGTCCGAGGCCATCAGATCGTAGCCGTAGGG is a window encoding:
- a CDS encoding outer membrane protein, which translates into the protein MGRLTLASAGFFALLSGPALAADAGADLPMTAPGFDWTGYYAGLQAGYGWGSSDISGTEGEPFGASPDLDGGFVGGHVAGLWQFNQAVIGARAELDYSSMDGSALLDPGNSVGTDINWFGSVNAEAGLAVDRWLIYGVGGVAFAGIETSQDAGPTFAKTRVSAGWTIGAGVDYALSNNIVVGAQYRYYDFGKEHFDAPDDFSDRDQDVKLHTLGVNFSYKF
- a CDS encoding alpha/beta hydrolase → MTGFWKAFATIILFVASTALATAEERWQTLPEPAAMPKPDESGYAPVNGIQMYYAVFGKGDPVLLIHGGLGHADIWASQVATMSKTHKVIVADSRGHGRSTRTDEPYGYDLMASDYLALLDYLKIDKAALVGWSDGGIIGIDIALHHPERLTRLFAQAANVTTDGVDPGVLTNKTFAAYIERSGRDYKKMSKTPDQYDAFVAQVSHMWESQPSWTKDQLGKITTPIAIVAGDHDEAIEREHTEYMASVIPGAKLIILPNASHFAMLQAPDEYSQAALDFIDAK